The Pseudarthrobacter defluvii DNA window CATGGCCGGCAGCCCGGCCCCACTCTGGAGCCATACTAGTGGGCGCCGCTTTTTTTGACGCGCCCCTGCCACACGGGCGGGAGCGAGCCGCCCCGGCCCTTGACTGTCGCGGCCGTCACACTCTAGTCTTTGGAAACTCCGGTTGCCTATAGGGCAATACCAGGAGCCGTTTCCGTTCGTCCGCGGCGGTTCCGGGCGCCGTCGCCCCGGTCCCACACCCGGCGCCCAACAGCTCCAAGGAGCCACCTATGGATGCAAGTGCCATCAACATCGCCATCGTGGTGGTGTACCTCCTCGCAATGCTGGCCTTCGGCTGGTGGGGCAAGTCCCGGACCAGGAACAACAGCGACTTCCTGGTCGCCGGCCGCCGCCTGGGCCCGTTCCTCTACACCGGGACCATGGCCGCCGTCGTCCTGGGCGGAGCGTCCACCGTGGGTGGTGTGGGCCTCGGCTACAAGTTCGGCATCTCGGGCATGTGGCTGGTGGTGGCCATCGGCGCGGGCGTCCTGCTGCTGAGCCTGCTCTTCGCAGGAACCATCCAGAAGCTGAAGATCTACACGGTGTCCCAGATGCTGACGCTCCGCTACGGCAGCAAGGCAACAGAAGCCTCGGGCATCGTCATGCTCGCCTACACCCTGATGCTTTGCGCCACCTCCACCGGCGCCTACGCCACCATCTTCGTGGTGCTGTTCGGCCTGGACCGCGCGCTGGCCATCGCCATCGGCGGCGCCATCGTGCTGGTGTACTCCACCGTCGGCGGCATGTGGTCCATCACGCTGGCGGACCAAGTCCAGTTCGTCATCAAGACCGTGGGCATCTTCTTCCTCATGCTTCCGTTCACCCTGAACGCCGCCGGGGGCCTCGACGGGATCCGCAGCCGGGTGGACGCCAGCTTCTTCCAGATGGACGGCATCGGCGTCCAGACGATCATCACGTATTTCGTCGTCTATACCCTGGGCCTGCTGATCGGCCAGGACATCTGGCAGCGCGTGTTTACGGCCAAAACGCCCAAGGTGGCGCGTTGGGGCGGCGCCACCGCCGGCATCTACTGCATCCTCTCCGGCGTGGCCGGGGCGCTGATCGGGATGGCCGCCAACGTGGCCCTGTCCGATATCAAGATCGCCGCCAAGGACGATGTCTACGCCGAGGTTGCTCAGAACCTGCTCCCGGTCGGCATCGGCGGCCTGGTACTGGCTGCTGCCGTCGCCGCCATGATGTCCACCGCGTCCGGCGCCCTCATCGCCGCCGCCACTGTTGCCCGCGCCGACGTCCTGCCGTTCGTGGCCGGCTGGTTCGGCAAGACGGTCAACACCGGCGACACCGAGAACCCGGAGCATGACGTCAAGGCCAACCGCGCCTGGGTCCTTGCCCTGGGCATCGTCGCAATTGTCATCGCCATCATCACCAAGGACGTCGTTGCGGCCCTGACCATCGCTTATGACATCCTTGTGGGCGGCCTCCTGGTGGCCATCCTGGGTGGTTTGGTGTGGAAGCGCGGCACCGGCCTGGCAGCCGCCGCCTCCATGGCAGTCGGTTCCGTAGTGACCCTGGGGACCATGATCATCCTGGAAATCAATGCCAAGGCCCCGCTGGACGGCGTCTACGCCAACGAACCCATCTACTACGGCCTGATCGCTTCAGCCGTTGTCTATATTGTGGCTTCACTGCTCACGCGGCCCACAGACCCCGCCGTCATGCAGGCGTGGCAGCGCCGGGTTTCAGGGCAGGAACCCGAAGACGCCCCCGAGGAAGTCCTCGCCGGCCGCTGACCTAAAAGGCAGCGGAGCAGGCAAGAAAATAAAGTACGACGGCGGCACCTCCTTTCGCTTTTCCGCGAAGGAGGTGCCGCCGTCGTAAGCCCTTTTAGTCGGTGCCGCTACCCCTCGGTGTCGCGGGGCTCGTCGTCATCCAGCGGGACCGGGCGGTCCTCGGCGTCGATGACGATCGGCGGTGCCTGGACTACCGGCTCCTCCTCGTCGATCAACGCGTCCTCCGCGTCCCAGTCCGCATCGTCTACCGGTGCATCCTCGGCGTAATCGTAGGCGGGATCCGCTTCTACGGCCTCCAGGTGCGGCATGTCCGGGTGCTGTCCGGTGGTGCTCATCATTCAACCTCCGTATCTTCGCCTGACGTGCTCTTCAGGTAGGGCGCAGCCTGCGCCACACCTTCATCACAACACCGGCCGGGCGGACGGGTCAATAGCCGCTGCTGCCCTCCGGATACTCCGGAAACGCCGGCACCCGGGGCCCGGGTTTTGAGGCAAGCCGAAACTTCCCAGCGAGGTTTGCCAGCCAAAAAACCGCGGAAATACGCAGTACGCTGGCAGGGCAAAGGCGCGAGATCATGCCCTTTCCAAGCCAGGAGTACCAGTGTCGCAGCACGCCCAATCCGATTCCCATGCCACGCCGCAGGAGGCCTCCCCCACCGTGCAACCCCAGCCCTCGCCGTCGAACATCAAACGGTGGCGCCAGTACCTGGCTGACGAACGCGCCGAAGCTGCCGTCTACCGTGACCTGGCACAAAACCGCGAGGGGGAAGAGCGCGCCATCCTCCTGGCCCTGGCCGAGGCGGAAGGCCGGCACGAAGCCCACTGGCTGGCACTGCTCGGGGAGCACGCAGGCAAACCCAGGAGGGCGTCCGGACGAAGCCGGTTCCTGGGGTTCCTGGCCCGGCACTTCGGTTCAGTGTTCGTGCTGGCCCTTGCCCAGCGTGCCGAGGGCCGCTCCCCCTACGCCAAGGACCCCAACGCCACCCCCGCCATGGCTGCCGATGAGCAGATCCACGAGGAAGTGGTGCGTGGCCTGGCAACCCGCGGCCGCAACCGCCTGGCCGGTACCTTCCGCGCTGCTGTGTTCGGCGCGAATGACGGCCTGGTCAGCAACCTCTCCCTGGTGATGGGCATGGCCGCGTCCGGCGTGGCCAGCAGCGTTGTGCTGCTCAGCGGCATTGCCGGGCTCCTGGCCGGGGCCATGTCGATGGGCGCCGGTGAATTCATCTCCGTACGGTCCCAGCGCGAACTGCTGGCCGCCACCCGTCCAACCCAGATCACCCTGGCGGCGGCGCCCAAGCTGGACCTCGAAAACAACGAACTGCTCCTGGTGTACCTGGCCCGTGGGATGTCCCGGGAGGCGGCCGAGCACCGGGTGGCGGAGCGGACGGGCCAGCTGTCCTGCGACTGCGATCCCAGCCTGTCCCTGCAGCCGGAACTCGCGGAGGAAGAGGACCAGCATGAGGCTGTGGGCACGGCCTGGGGCGCGGCGCTGTCCAGCTTCTGCTTCTTCGCCTCCGGTGCCATCGTTCCCATCCTGCCGTTCCTGTTCGGCCTGACCGGCGTCACCGCGCTGGTGGTGGCCGGGGCCCTGGTGGGCCTCGCCCTCCTGGCCACCGGTGCCGCCGTCGGCCTGCTCTCCGGCACGTCCCCGTTGACCCGTGGCCTGCGCCAGCTGGCCATCGGCCTGGGCGCGGCAGGCATCACGTACCTGCTGGGCCTGCTCTTCGGCACGGCGGTGGGCTAGCAGCCGGCAAGGGCTTTTCGTGGGGGTCTTCCGGCGGTCCTCAGCGCTCCCGGAGGACCTCCACTGCTTCTTCCACGGTGTCCACCAAGTAGATGCAGTCCGCCATTGCCCGACCGGCCGCCAAACTGCACAGCATGGGCCAGGCCGGGTACTCCTGCTCCCAATGGTGCCGCCCCACCAGCACCATGGGCGCCACCTTTTCGCGGGCGCCATAGTAGTTTTCGCAGGCGTCCTGGAAGATCTCCTGGACTGTGCCTGCAGCGCCCGGGAGGAAGACGATTCCGCCGTGGCACAGTTCCAGCAGGATGGCCTCGCGGATGGCGTTGGCGAAGTATTTGGCGATGTGCGTGGCGAAGTAGTTGGGCGGCTCGTGCCCATAAAACCAGGTGGGAATGCCGATCGACGGCGTGCCGCCCGGATGGTGTTCGACGACGGCGGCGGCCGCGCGCGCCCACGCCGACACCGAGGGACGGAACCCGGGAACAGCGGCGAGCGTGGCCAGCGCCGCCTGCACGTGGCCGTCGGACGCCTGGCTCAGGTACGCCCCCAGGTTGGCCGCCTCCATGGCGCCCGGCCCGCCGCCCGTGGCCACCGAATACCCTCCGAGGGCGAGCAGCCTGCCCAGCCGCGCTGCTTCCGCAAATTCCTGGCTGCCGCGCGGCGCCGCGTGTCCGCCCATGACCCCGACGATGGAGCGGCGGGTCCAGGACCCGGAGCGGGTCAACTCATCCAGCGCGTCCCCGATCGCATGGTCGTGCAGGGCGGAGGCAAGGGTTGAGTCCACGCGGTGCCGCTGGCCCGGCTGAATGCTCCAGTGGTAGATGCGGGCGTCCGGCAACTCCTCGTACGGCGAGGTTGCCAGCCCTGAATAGAGTTCCGCCGGGGAATACAGCGAAGCGCGGTACGGGTCGAAGGGGACGCCTTCAAGCCTCGGGAAGATCAGGGCGCCGCGGCTGCGGAGGTTGGCTTCCATGCCGTCGTCGAAGATGCAGCCCAGGAACATGGCGCCTTCGACGCTGACGTTTTTCAGGGCCGCCGACCGGCCCCGCAGGTCCAGCGACTGCGCGTGCCAGCCGTGCAGGTTGACGGCGCCGCCAGCCACCAGGCTGTCAAAGCTGGCCAGGTCCTGGACTTCGAGGTTGCGCGGGCGCGGCCCCAGGCTTCCGGCGAAATTCACGGCTGCTGCCTGGTGGTCCACGTCATGGAGCCAGCCTAGGCGAACCAACGCGAAAGCGGGGCCGGACCGTTGCCCGCCCGGTTGATGCCGGGAAGGGCTTGGTCCGACCCCGCAGTGCTTGCTGGGTCGTGCGGCGGAGCGTGCTGCTAGGCGGAGATCTTCGCGGGCACTTCACCGTCCCGGAAGTGCGCCTCGAGGTCCTCGAGCGAGTGGCCTTTGGTCTCGGGAACGAACTTGATGACGAAGGCCAGGGAGGCGAGGTTGACCAGGACGAACAGGCCGAAGGTGCCCGTGGAGCCCAGGGCGTTGACCACGATGGGGAACAGGAAGGAGATGGCCGCGTTCACGGTCCACAGTGCGAAGACGGCGATGCCCATGGCGAAGCCGCGGATGGCCAGCGGGAACATCTCCGAGAGCAGGAGCCAGACGCAGGTTCCGATGAAGCACTGGACGAAGGCAACGAACAGCATCATGGCGGCCAGGATGGTGTAGCTCGCCAGGTCCGACTGTGGAAGCAGGAACACGATGGCCAGTAGTGCCTGCGAGCCCACCACTCCGGAGAAACCGATCACCAGCATGCGGCGGCGTCCCACGAAGCCGAGCAGCCAGATGCCCAGGATGGTCATCAGCACGGACGTGACGCCGACGCCGATGGTGGCCACGAGCGAAGCGCTGACGCCCAGGCCGCTCTTTTCCAGGATGGTGGGAGCGTAGTAGTTCACGGTGTTGATGCCGGTGGCCTGCTGCACGATGGCCAGGCCGACGCCGATCCAGAGCAGCCGGCGCATCCAGGGGTTGTTCTTCAGGTCCCGCAGGGCGTGGCCGCGTTCTTCCTTTGCGGTGCGGGCCGCAGCGGCGATCTCCTCGAATTCCGCAGCCGCCTCCTGCGGGCTGCGGCTGAGGTCCAGGACCCGGCGGCTGTCTTCCAGGCGGCCGCGGATGGCGTACCAGCGGGGCGACTCGGGAAGCATCATCATGCCGGCGAGCAGCGCCAGGGCCGGGACCGAGGCGATGCCGAGCATGCCGCGCCAGACCTCGTTGTCGTGGATCAGGGCATCCAGGAGGGCGTTGATGGCAAAGGCGAGCATCTGGCCGGTCACGATCATGAGCTCATTGATGGTCACCATGCGGCCACGGAGATGGGCGGGTGCCATTTCCGCCAGGTAGAGGGGGCAGGTGACGGCGGCGGCGCCCACTCCCAGGCCGAGGACGATGCGGGCGGCAATCATGAAGGGGACGGTCGGGGCAAGGGCACAACCGATGGCGCCGAGCAGGAACAAGAGGGCGCAGACCAGCAGGGACCCTCGGCGGCCCAGTTTGTCAGCCATGCGGCCGCCGGTGAGGGCGCCGACGGCGGCACCGGGGAACAGCAGTGCGCTCACCACCGTGGCTTCCTCGACGGCGGTCATGTTAAGGGAGTCGTTCATGTACAGCAGGGCGCCGGAGATGACGCCGGTGTCATACCCAAAGAGCAGGCCGCCCAAGGTGGAGATCACAGTGAGCCGGGCGAGGTATCCGCGGCGCCGGGCGCCTGATGCTCCCGTGGTTTGTTTCTGCAACAGCATTGTTGCCTCTCAGATTCTCTCGGGGACCGGAAGGACCGGTCAGGAATGTGATGCGTGCCACCAACATTAGAGCGCTCTAACCGGCCGGGTCAATGGAAAGTCTTAATGTCAGAACATTAACTTTCCCCCGCTCAGTACAGCGCCTCTGCACCGCCACCCTTGACCCGGCCTGCACGCCTGCTACGATCAAGGAAGAAAGTATGTCCTATCAAGCGAACATATAGCGGCAAAGTGCCTACAGGCGCGGCTGTCCTTACCGGACAAAGGCGCAGGGATCGAAGACGAGGGAACGCACCGTGGCGAACAACCTGGGACTCAGCATCGACCGCTCCTCCCCGGTGCCTTTGTACCACCAGGTGGTCCAGGGCATCGAGGCGGCGATCTACAGCGGGGCCCTGGAACCGGGAAGCAGGCTGGACAACGAAATCGACCTCGCCGCCCAGCTCAACCTTTCCCGGCCCACCATGCGCAAGGCCATGGACGAACTGGTCCGCTCCGGTCTCCTGGTGCGCAAGCGCGGCGTGGGAACGCAGGTGGTTTCCAGCCAGGTTCGCCGTCCGCTGGAACTGTCCAGCCTCTACGACGACCTCACCAACAATGGCAAGAAGCCCACCACCGAGGTCCTCAGCTTCTCCCACCTGGAGGCCGACGACGCCACCATTACCACCCTGCAGCTGCCCGCAGGTTCCAAGGTGTACCACTTCACCAGGCTCCGCAAGGTGGGCGGCAAGCCCCTGGCCCTCATGGAGAACTGGGTGCGCGACGACATCGCCGCCATGGATGAGGCCATGCTGGGCGCCGAGGGCCTCTACTCCATCCTGCGCCGGGGCGGCGTGAACTTCCGGCTGGCCAACCAACGCATTGGCGCCAAAACGGCGGACGAATACCAGGCTTCCATGCTGGACACCGAGCCGGGATCGGCACTGGTCACCATGGAACGCACCGCCGTGGACGATACCGGCCGCCGGGTTGAAACGGGCCACCACGTGTACCGGGCCGATTCCTACAGCTTTGAAATGACACTCGTACAGCGATAATCCAAGGAGCCAACTCCATGACCAACTGGGTCTACCCCCTGGGCACCGCCGCCGACGGCAAGTGGGACGTCTCGATCGGAACCTCCGATTCCTCCCTCACCGTGGACGGCTGGGCGCACACCGGCCTGAAGGTCGCCACGCTGCCGGCGGGCGCCGCCGTCGAACTCCCGGCCGCGGACGAGGAACGCATCGTGGTCCCCCTCAGCGGGTCCTTCATGGCGACCGTCGAGGGCACGGACTACCCGCTGGCGGGCCGCGCCTCCGTGTTCGCCGGGCCCACCGACGTGCTCTACTCAGGCACCGGGCGCGCCGTGACCGTCAGCTCTTCCGACGGCGGGCGGGTTGCGGTGGCGACGGCGCCGGCCAACGCCTCGTACCCCACCCGCCTGGTTCCCGCCGCCGAAACCCCGGTGGAACTCCGCGGCGCGGGCAACTGTTCGCGCCAGGTCCACAACTTCGGCACACCGGCAGCGCTGGAAGCGGACCGTTTCATCGTGTGCGAGGTCCTTACCCCCGCCGGGAACTGGTCCTCCTACCCGCCGCACAAGCACGACGAGGAGAAGGACGGCGAGACCTCCCTTGAGGAGATCTACTACTTCGAGACACAGGTTGCTTCCGGCTCCGGCGCACCTGCCGACGCCGACGCCATCGGCTACCAGCGCGTCTACGCCTCCGACGAACGCCCCATCGACGTGGCGGCGGAAGTCCGTACCGGCGACGTTGTCCTGGTCCCCTACGGCTGGCACGGCCCGGCCATGGCCGCACCGGGGTACGACCTTTACTACCTGAACGTGATGGCCGGCCCCGGCCCGGTCCGCGAGTGGCTGATCAGCGACGACCCGCACCACGGCTGGGTACGCCAGACCTGGGAAAGCCAGAACATCGACCCCCGGCTGCCCTTCGGCGCGTAAGGAACCTCGCCCGCCAGGGGCGGCAGGCTGGCATAGTGGAGTCTTGTGAAACAGACATCTCCTGCGCCGCGGTCCGTGACCATGGAGGATGTGGCACGGGGCGCCGGAGTGAGCCGCGCCTTGGTGTCCCTGGTCATGCGGGATTCCCCCAAGGTCTCCCCCGCCAGGCGGACGGCTGTGCTGGAAGCAGCCGCGGCCCTGGGCTACTCCCCCAACAGGCTGGCCAGCCGACTGGCCAGCCGCCGGACCAACACCCTGGGCGTCCTCTTCCTCGACCTGCACAACTCGGTCTTCGCCGACATTTACGACGGCATCACCGAAGGACTGGCGGACAGCGGCAAGCAGGTGATGGTCGCCGTCGGCTCCGCTGATCCGGGGACGGAGCTGGAGGCCGTCCGGTCCTTTGTGGACCTGCGCGTCGATGGGGTGCTGCTGGCCGGCTACACCGGCACTTCGGCGGAACTGGCGGCGGCGCTGCGCGGGACGCCCGCCGTCGTCATCACCCGTGAGATGGAGGTCGACGGCGTTGATTCCGTTTTCACCGACGACTTCCGTTCCGGAGCACTCGCCGTGGAGCACCTGTACCAGCTGGGGCACCGGCGGATCGCGCACTTCGACATTTCGGATTGGCTCCCCTATAAGGACCGCCGCAACGGGTACCTGCACGCCATGCAGCAGTTTGGGCTGGAGCCGCAGCTGGTCCACAGTGACATGACCGAGCGCGGCGGCCGGGCCGTCATGGAGCAGTTCCTGGACTCCGGCGCCACCCTCCCCACGGCGGTCTTTGCGCACAACGACCTGACCGCCATCGGCATCATGGAAGCGCTCGCGGACCGCGGGCTGTCCGTCCCGGGGGATGTGGCAATCGTTGGCTGCGACAACATCGAGGTGGGAGCCTCGCCCCTCATCGGCCTGACGTCCATTGACCAGCATGCCGGTGAACTCGGCCGGGTGGCGGCGCAAACCATGCTGGACCGGATCGCGGGTGCGGGCGGGCCTGCCCTGACCCGGAAGCTCGAGCCGGCCCTGATGGTGCGCCGCTCGTCGGATCCCACCGCCTAGCGGCTGACCAGCTCCTCCGCTGCCTGGACCTGGACCTGTCCGCGCCGGTCGCTCCGCCTGGCACCTGCAGCAGCGAAGGCCATAACGGCAAGGCCGGCCACGGTGATGCCGGCACCGCCCCAGATGGGCGAGGTGTAACCGAGGCCAGCGGTGATGGTGACCCCGCCCAGCCAGGCACCCAGGGCGTTGCCCACGTTGAAAGCGCCGATGTTGGCACCGGAGGCGAGGGTGGGAGCACCGGAGGCGTACTCCATAACCCGCATCTGCAGGCCCGGCACCGTGGCAAAGCCGAAGCCGCCCATCAGCACCAGGGAAATGACAGTGAGGACGGGGTTGGCGGCCGTCAGGGCGAACGCCACCAGGACCACGGTCAGCGCGGCGAGCACCACGAGCAGCGTCCGGTCCACGTTGCGGTCGGCGGCCTTGCCGCCCAGGGTGTTGCCCGCGAAGAGGCCCACGCCGAAGACGATGAGCAGCCAGGGCACGGTGGAAGCGCTGAAGCCGGATACTTCGGTGAGGGTGTAGGCGATGTAGGTGAATGCCCCGAACATGCCACCGAAGCCGAGGATGGTCACCACGATGGACAGCCATACCTGTCCGGAGCGGAAGGCACGCAGTTCAGTGCGGAGGCTGGCCGATTCTTCCGTGGCACCGGCCGATTTGGGGACGAGCGCCAGGATGCCGGCGAGCGCTGCCACGCCGATCACGGTGATGGCCCAGAACGTGGCACGCCAGCCTGCCGCCTGGCCCAGCAGCGTTCCAAAGGGCACGCCCAGGACATTGGCCGCCGTGAGGCCGGTGAACATGAGCGCAATGGCCCCGGCCTTCTTGCTGGGCGGAACCATCCCCGCCGCCACCACGGCCCCGATTCCGAAGAAGGCGCCGTGGGAAAGGGCTGCGATGACGCGGCCCAGCATCATCGCCCAGTAACCGTCCGCCGTGGCGGAGAGCAGGTTGCCGGCAATGAAGAGGACCAGCAGGGCGGCCAGCACGGGTTTGCGCTGGAAGCGGGTCACGGCCGCGGTCAGGCCCAGTGCTCCGACGACCACGGAGAGTGCGTAGCCGGAGATGAACCAGCCGGCCGAGGCCTCGCTGACGCCAAAGTCCGCAGCGACCTGCGGGAGGAGCCCGGCGATGACGAATTCGGTCAGTCCAATGCCAAATCCGCCCAGGGCGAGTGCCATCAAGCCAACAGGCATGCGAATGCTCCTTTGAGCTGTAGGTGTGGTTGTCCCCGCGGAGGGGCAGCGCCTAAGATAGTTGCAGGCGCGGGATTTATTGTTGCACATGCAACTATGCCGCGCAAGCAACTATATTCAACTTCGGCAAGTGGTGGCCTTACCGGCCATCACGTAAGGAGCAAGCATGGGCATCAAGGACGACGCCGTAGAGGTCCGCGCCCAGGGCTGGCGTACCCTGGCGGCCCTGCACGGGCTCATCGAAGGCGAACTGGAACGCGCGCTCCAGGCGAAGTCAAAGCTGTCCGTGGTGGAGTACACCGTACTGGACGCGCTGAGCCGGCAGGACGGGTGGCACATGCGGATGCAGCAGTTGGCGCGCGCCACGGCGCTGAGCCCCAGCGCCACCACACGTCTGGTGAACCGGCTGGAGGACCGCGGCCTGCTCACCCGGATCCTGTGCGACGACGACCGCCGCGGTATTTACACCGAGCTGACGGCCAGCGGCAACAGTTTGCTCGCGGAAGCGCGGCCGGTCCACGACGCCACCCTCGAACGTGCCCTCGATGAAGCCATGGCCATTCCGGAGCTGGCACCGCTGGTGGATGCCCTGCCGCGGCTGCATGCCCGCACGTAAGGCAGCAGTGCAGGAACAGCAGCGCCCCCTTGACGATGCTCAAGGGGGCGCTGCTGTTGAACGGGTGGTTCTGGTCCGTCAGGAAGCCTTTGCCGCGGCCGCCTCAGCTTTGCTGCCGGCCACGTTCTTGAAGTAGTGCTCCAGGTCCTCAAGGCTCTTGTCCTTGGTCTCGGGAACATATTTCGCGGCGAAGGCAATGGCACCAACGCCAAGAACAGCGAACACAAAGAACGTGTTGGAGATACCGATGGCGGCCAGCAGCTGCGGGAACCCGAAACCGATCAGGAAGTTCACGATCCACAGCAGGAAGGCGGAGGCACCCATCCCCAGGCCGCGGATCTTCAGCGGGAAGATTTCCGAAAGCATCAGCCAGGTCACCGGCGAGATGGCGCCCTGCTGGAAAGCCAGGAACGTGACGGTGAGCGCCAGGATGACGAAACCGCGGGCAGAGCCTTCCGGCAGGATCAGTGAGAAAAAGCCGATCAGCAGCAGCGCCGTGGTGGTTCCCACCTGGCCGATGATCAGCATCCTGCGCCGCCCCACCTTGCCCAGCAGCCAGATCCCCACGAACGTGGCCAGGACGGAGATGACGCCGTTGGCGATGTTGGCCGTCAAGGCAGCTTCGCGTCCGAAACCGGACTGCGAGAGGATCTGGGTGCCGTAGTACATAATCGAGTTAACACCGGTGATCTGCTGGATCACCGCAAGGCCCAGGCCCACCACGAAGATCCGGCGCAGCCACGGGATGCCCAGGTCCTTCCACGAACCCATCTTGGACTTGTAGTCCTCCACGGCCATGGCCTTGACTTCCTCGAATTCCTTGCGCGCCTCTTCCTGGGACCGGATGCGCTGCAGCACGCTGAGCGTTTCGCCAAAGCTCCCGATGGAGGCAAGCCAGCGCGGGCTCTCGGGCATGAAGTTCATCCCGATCCACAGGGCGATGGCCGGCAGGGTGGCGATGACCAGCATCCAGCGCCAGATTCCGTGGGATTCACCGAAGGAATTGCCCAGGTAGGCGTTGAAGATGAACGCCAGCAGTTGCCCGGTGACGATCATGAGTTCGTTCTGGGTGACGATCCGGCCGCGCCGGTTGCTCGGCGAGACCTCGGCCAGGTAGACGGGAACGGTTACCGACGCTCCGCCCACGGCAAGCCCCAGGACAAACCGGGCAGCAATCATCACTTCGGTGTTGGGCGAGAACGTGCAGCCCAGTGTGCCCACCAGGAAGATGACGGCCAGCACCATAATCATCCTGCGCCGTCCGTTGCGGTCAGCCAGGCGTCCACCGAACAGGGCGCCGAAGGCGGCACCGAACAGCAGGGACGAGGTGACCAGCCCTTCGGTGAGCGGGGTCAGGCCCAGGTCCTCCTGCATGTACGGCAGCGCGCCGTTGATCACGCCGGTGTCGTAGCCGAACAGCAGGCCGCCGAAGGTGGAAATAATGGTGACGGTCCGCAGGGCCCGCTTGTGGTTGACGGGCCGCTTCACGGCGGCACGGCCGGTAGCAGGCGAACTCATACGCTTACCTTCTGGACGTACTGTTTCATGGTTTCAAGCTGGTAGCGGGAAACGTCCTCGGCATTCTCGTCCTCCGCGAAGACGCTGGACACCATCACGGTGTCCTCCCTGTCCAGGAAGCCGATTTCCTTCAGGCCGCCGAAGAACTCGTCCCAGTTCACATCACCGTCACCGATCTTCAGGTGCTGGTGGACGCGGACCGGATTGCCCGGCGGGTTGGTGATGTAGCGCAGCCCGTGGGAGGCGTGGTGGTCCATAGTGTCGGCCACATGGACCAGGCGCAGCTTGTCCCCTGCTGCCCGCATGATGTCCAGCGGCGAGTTCTTCATGTGGAAGCTGTGCGACGCAACGTAAACCATGCCCACGTTCTTCGAGTTCACCCCACGGATCACGCGGATGGCGGCCAGGCCTTCCTCCACGAAATCGTCA harbors:
- a CDS encoding MarR family winged helix-turn-helix transcriptional regulator produces the protein MGIKDDAVEVRAQGWRTLAALHGLIEGELERALQAKSKLSVVEYTVLDALSRQDGWHMRMQQLARATALSPSATTRLVNRLEDRGLLTRILCDDDRRGIYTELTASGNSLLAEARPVHDATLERALDEAMAIPELAPLVDALPRLHART
- a CDS encoding sugar porter family MFS transporter, which gives rise to MSSPATGRAAVKRPVNHKRALRTVTIISTFGGLLFGYDTGVINGALPYMQEDLGLTPLTEGLVTSSLLFGAAFGALFGGRLADRNGRRRMIMVLAVIFLVGTLGCTFSPNTEVMIAARFVLGLAVGGASVTVPVYLAEVSPSNRRGRIVTQNELMIVTGQLLAFIFNAYLGNSFGESHGIWRWMLVIATLPAIALWIGMNFMPESPRWLASIGSFGETLSVLQRIRSQEEARKEFEEVKAMAVEDYKSKMGSWKDLGIPWLRRIFVVGLGLAVIQQITGVNSIMYYGTQILSQSGFGREAALTANIANGVISVLATFVGIWLLGKVGRRRMLIIGQVGTTTALLLIGFFSLILPEGSARGFVILALTVTFLAFQQGAISPVTWLMLSEIFPLKIRGLGMGASAFLLWIVNFLIGFGFPQLLAAIGISNTFFVFAVLGVGAIAFAAKYVPETKDKSLEDLEHYFKNVAGSKAEAAAAKAS
- a CDS encoding MFS transporter, yielding MPVGLMALALGGFGIGLTEFVIAGLLPQVAADFGVSEASAGWFISGYALSVVVGALGLTAAVTRFQRKPVLAALLVLFIAGNLLSATADGYWAMMLGRVIAALSHGAFFGIGAVVAAGMVPPSKKAGAIALMFTGLTAANVLGVPFGTLLGQAAGWRATFWAITVIGVAALAGILALVPKSAGATEESASLRTELRAFRSGQVWLSIVVTILGFGGMFGAFTYIAYTLTEVSGFSASTVPWLLIVFGVGLFAGNTLGGKAADRNVDRTLLVVLAALTVVLVAFALTAANPVLTVISLVLMGGFGFATVPGLQMRVMEYASGAPTLASGANIGAFNVGNALGAWLGGVTITAGLGYTSPIWGGAGITVAGLAVMAFAAAGARRSDRRGQVQVQAAEELVSR